In Capsicum annuum cultivar UCD-10X-F1 chromosome 11, UCD10Xv1.1, whole genome shotgun sequence, one genomic interval encodes:
- the LOC107848292 gene encoding protein SOSEKI 3 isoform X1: MDGRMKKYGQLSPERAKVWTEKSPKYQQQQPARLSNGKVPVVYYLCRNRQLEHPHFIEVPVSSPDGLYLRDVIERLNVLRGRGIASLYSWSCKRSYKNGFVWHDLCEDDLILPAHGSEYVLKGSELFNESDAGCFSPAGNVRLSNPKLLPEPQSSRSQDDASSSSSMNEKGAKNSQDDESSPPVQRSGSSAVSPQSSSAGKSSSWNGSLSLAEYKIYKTENLADASTQTDENASKATPPETCTRGVSTDDGSIEPENNEIHEVPVQPTNQSAQICRETVSPAPSSSSASSSGGRTDTLESLIRADINKLNSFRIIEGEEFRVPKTKLKPSNVLMQLISCGSISVKDHSFGLIPTYRPRFSHSKFQSPLFSTSLSLGDFDCLAENPRFMGLRLEDKEYFSGSLLETNVPKEPTLLKRSSSFNADRTNKELGDSVEEKEEKSSVSKCIPRSIKASLNKQQARSETMKSPRSEGPRISSDGVGSSRSITSDTSCGGSKRITEPSSGNRHSDRIDSSFREENDNVIKIEERLASGARVIIQSKEASVNDEH; this comes from the exons ATGGACGGGCGTATGAAGAAATACGGGCAGTTGAGTCCAGAGAGAGCAAAAGTTTGGACTGAGAAATCCCCTAAGTATCAGCAACAGCAGCCGGCGCGGTTGAGTAATGGCAAAGTGCCTGTTGTATACTATCTCTGTAGAAATCGACAGCTTGAACATCCTCATTTCATTGAAGTACCCGTGTCTTCCCCTGATGGTCTCTACTTGAGGG ACGTAATTGAGAGGCTTAATGTTTTGAGAGGCCGGGGAATTGCTTCATTGTACTCATGGTCTTGCAAGAG AAGCTACAAGAATGGTTTCGTGTGGCATGATCTTTGTGAAGATGACCTCATTCTTCCTGCTCATGGTAGTGAATATGTTCTTAAAGGCTCAGAGCTTTTCAATGAATCCGATGCAG GCTGCTTCAGTCCGGCTGGAAATGTTAGACTGTCAAACCCAAAGCTGCTGCCGGAACCACAATCCTCTAGAAGCCAAGACGATGCTTCGTCGTCTTCTAGCATGAATGAAAAAGGTGCAAAGAATTCTCAAGATGATGAATCATCACCTCCTGTTCAACGATCAGGTTCTTCAGCAGTATCTCCTCAGTCGTCCAGTGCTGGTAAAAGCTCTTCATGGAATGGTTCATTAAGCTTGGCAGAGTACAAGATCTATAAAACTGAAAACCTTGCCGATGCTTCAACTCAGACCGATGAAAATGCAAGCAAAGCTACACCTCCGGAGACTTGCACAAGAGGTGTTTCGACAGATGATGGATCTATAGagcctgaaaataatgaaattcatgaGGTTCCGGTTCAACCGACAAATCAATCTGCACAGATATGCCGGGAGACAGTATCACCAGCTCCGTCTTCGTCAAGTGCATCGTCATCAGGTGGTAGAACAGATACCTTGGAATCCCTCATCAGAGCTGATATTAATAAGCTCAATAGCTTTAGAATAATCGAAGGAGAGGAGTTTCGGGTTCCAAAAACTAAGCTAAAGCCCTCAAATGTGCTGATGCAACTAATCTCTTGTGGATCGATTTCAGTAAAGGATCATAGTTTTGGCCTTATTCCTACTTATAGGCCGAGATTTTCACATTCAAAATTCCAGTCTCCTCTGTTCTCAACCTCGTTATCTTTAGGAGATTTTGATTGCCTGGCAGAGAACCCTAGGTTTATGGGTTTGAGATTGGAAGATAAGGAATACTTTAGCGGCAGCCTTCTTGAGACGAATGTGCCCAAGGAACCTACTCTTCTAAAGCGGTCCTCGTCCTTCAATGCTGACAG GACAAATAAAGAACTTGGAGATTCAGTTGAAGAGAAAGAGGAGAAAAGCTCCGTGTCAAAGTGCATTCCACGTTCGATCAAGGCTTCCCTGAATAAGCAGCAAGCAAGAAGCGAGACAATGAAATCTCCTCGTTCTGAAGGTCCTAGAATCTCATCAGACGGAGTAGGCAGTTCACGAAGCATTACATCCGACACATCATGCGGAGGAAGCAAGCGAATTACAGAGCCGTCATCTGGCAATAGACACTCAGATAGAATAGACTCCTCTTTCAGAGAGGAGAACGACAATGTGATCAAAATTGAAGAAAG GCTTGCTTCAGGAGCTCGGGTTATAATACAGTCGAAAGAAGCTTCTGTCAACGATGAACATTAG
- the LOC107848292 gene encoding protein SOSEKI 3 isoform X2: protein MDGRMKKYGQLSPERAKVWTEKSPKYQQQQPARLSNGKVPVVYYLCRNRQLEHPHFIEVPVSSPDGLYLRDVIERLNVLRGRGIASLYSWSCKRSYKNGFVWHDLCEDDLILPAHGSEYVLKGSELFNESDAGCFSPAGNVRLSNPKLLPEPQSSRSQDDASSSSSMNEKGAKNSQDDESSPPVQRSGSSAVSPQSSSAGKSSSWNGSLSLAEYKIYKTENLADASTQTDENASKATPPETCTRGVSTDDGSIEPENNEIHEVPVQPTNQSAQICRETVSPAPSSSSASSSGGRTDTLESLIRADINKLNSFRIIEGEEFRVPKTKLKPSNVLMQLISCGSISVKDHSFGLIPTYRPRFSHSKFQSPLFSTSLSLGDFDCLAENPRFMGLRLEDKEYFSGSLLETNVPKEPTLLKRSSSFNADRTNKELGDSVEEKEEKSSVSKCIPRSIKASLNKQQARSETMKSPRSEGPRISSDGVGSSRSITSDTSCGGSKRITEPSSGNRHSDRIDSSFREENDNVIKIEES, encoded by the exons ATGGACGGGCGTATGAAGAAATACGGGCAGTTGAGTCCAGAGAGAGCAAAAGTTTGGACTGAGAAATCCCCTAAGTATCAGCAACAGCAGCCGGCGCGGTTGAGTAATGGCAAAGTGCCTGTTGTATACTATCTCTGTAGAAATCGACAGCTTGAACATCCTCATTTCATTGAAGTACCCGTGTCTTCCCCTGATGGTCTCTACTTGAGGG ACGTAATTGAGAGGCTTAATGTTTTGAGAGGCCGGGGAATTGCTTCATTGTACTCATGGTCTTGCAAGAG AAGCTACAAGAATGGTTTCGTGTGGCATGATCTTTGTGAAGATGACCTCATTCTTCCTGCTCATGGTAGTGAATATGTTCTTAAAGGCTCAGAGCTTTTCAATGAATCCGATGCAG GCTGCTTCAGTCCGGCTGGAAATGTTAGACTGTCAAACCCAAAGCTGCTGCCGGAACCACAATCCTCTAGAAGCCAAGACGATGCTTCGTCGTCTTCTAGCATGAATGAAAAAGGTGCAAAGAATTCTCAAGATGATGAATCATCACCTCCTGTTCAACGATCAGGTTCTTCAGCAGTATCTCCTCAGTCGTCCAGTGCTGGTAAAAGCTCTTCATGGAATGGTTCATTAAGCTTGGCAGAGTACAAGATCTATAAAACTGAAAACCTTGCCGATGCTTCAACTCAGACCGATGAAAATGCAAGCAAAGCTACACCTCCGGAGACTTGCACAAGAGGTGTTTCGACAGATGATGGATCTATAGagcctgaaaataatgaaattcatgaGGTTCCGGTTCAACCGACAAATCAATCTGCACAGATATGCCGGGAGACAGTATCACCAGCTCCGTCTTCGTCAAGTGCATCGTCATCAGGTGGTAGAACAGATACCTTGGAATCCCTCATCAGAGCTGATATTAATAAGCTCAATAGCTTTAGAATAATCGAAGGAGAGGAGTTTCGGGTTCCAAAAACTAAGCTAAAGCCCTCAAATGTGCTGATGCAACTAATCTCTTGTGGATCGATTTCAGTAAAGGATCATAGTTTTGGCCTTATTCCTACTTATAGGCCGAGATTTTCACATTCAAAATTCCAGTCTCCTCTGTTCTCAACCTCGTTATCTTTAGGAGATTTTGATTGCCTGGCAGAGAACCCTAGGTTTATGGGTTTGAGATTGGAAGATAAGGAATACTTTAGCGGCAGCCTTCTTGAGACGAATGTGCCCAAGGAACCTACTCTTCTAAAGCGGTCCTCGTCCTTCAATGCTGACAG GACAAATAAAGAACTTGGAGATTCAGTTGAAGAGAAAGAGGAGAAAAGCTCCGTGTCAAAGTGCATTCCACGTTCGATCAAGGCTTCCCTGAATAAGCAGCAAGCAAGAAGCGAGACAATGAAATCTCCTCGTTCTGAAGGTCCTAGAATCTCATCAGACGGAGTAGGCAGTTCACGAAGCATTACATCCGACACATCATGCGGAGGAAGCAAGCGAATTACAGAGCCGTCATCTGGCAATAGACACTCAGATAGAATAGACTCCTCTTTCAGAGAGGAGAACGACAATGTGATCAAAATTGAAGAAAGTtaa
- the LOC107846094 gene encoding putative F-box/kelch-repeat protein At5g24040 — translation MGNWSDAPLEILVLISEKLKLIEDFVAFRGVCSGWRSASPKEKFTGISQLSCIVYARKVVPLSNVAMHHLHHRPPPTRSGGRGRYRYYFKQRYFASKGWLFRINWHGDTCLFHPFSGARMSLPHACTLSECEERDLIVEAVLSFSPSFASNYALILRYAEYSSTGLAFWRPGKDVFTEIDNYKPALQWYSITCCKNGQLYALDLAGTIVIWDTNAIDVPIVQLVMKSPSLYYRSLQIEPWLILLAESTDGQVFIVARTTHNIKDMLVVHRIDANNNKCVQVNNLGGRALFFGVRARVCFFMEPSEIPVCMPNHIYLDEKRVYYKEYLSVAQDGDDHLSKPVPGIYSFPDGPLAPFKRKRHHS, via the coding sequence ATGGGTAATTGGTCAGATGCTCCATTGGAGATTTTAGTTCTAATCtctgaaaaattaaaattgatcgAAGATTTTGTTGCGTTTAGGGGAGTTTGTTCCGGTTGGAGATCCGCTTCCCCTAAGGAGAAATTCACCGGAATTAGTCAACTTTCTTGTATAGTATATGCTCGCAAAGTTGTACCCCTCTCAAATGTCGCCATGCATCACTTGCACCATCGTCCACCACCAACACGTTCTGGTGGTCGTGGTCGCTATCGTTATTATTTTAAACAACGTTATTTTGCATCCAAAGGTTGGTTATTCAGGATTAACTGGCATGGAGACACTTGTCTGTTCCATCCATTTTCTGGTGCCCGCATGAGTTTACCCCATGCATGCACTCTCTCTGAATGCGAAGAAAGGGACTTAATTGTCGAGGCTGTTTTGTCATTCTCCCCTTCTTTTGCTTCAAATTACGCCTTGATTCTCCGTTATGCAGAATATTCATCAACAGGATTGGCTTTTTGGAGACCTGGAAAGGATGTTTTCACTGAAATAGACAATTACAAACCTGCACTTCAGTGGTATTCGATTACTTGCTGCAAAAACGGTCAGCTTTATGCCTTGGACTTGGCTGGCACTATTGTGATTTGGGACACAAATGCTATCGATGTCCCCATCGTGCAATTGGTTATGAAATCACCGTCTCTCTACTACAGATCACTCCAAATTGAACCTTGGCTCATATTACTCGCGGAATCAACAGATGGACAAGTATTCATTGTTGCAAGAACAACACACAATATCAAGGACATGCTTGTTGTTCATCGAATTGATGCCAACAATAACAAATGTGTTCAAGTCAACAACTTGGGAGGTAGAGCACTCTTCTTTGGTGTTCGTGCTCGCGTCTGCTTTTTTATGGAACCTAGTGAGATACCAGTATGTATGCCTAATCATATATATCTTGACGAGAAAAGGGTATATTACAAAGAATATCTTTCAGTAGCCCAAGATGGAGATGACCACTTAAGCAAACCTGTACCTGGTATTTATAGCTTTCCTGACGGACCACTTGCTCCATTCAAGCGCAAGCGCCACCATAGTTAG